A portion of the Rhinopithecus roxellana isolate Shanxi Qingling chromosome 19, ASM756505v1, whole genome shotgun sequence genome contains these proteins:
- the RAMP2 gene encoding receptor activity-modifying protein 2 yields MAWLRVERAGGPRLPRTRAGRPAALRLLLLLGAVLKPHEALAQPLPTTGTTGSEEGTVKNYETAVQCCWNHYKDQMDSIEKDWCDWAMISRPYSTLRDCLEHFAELFDLGFPNPLAERIIFETHQIHFANCSLVQPTFSDPPEDVLLAMIIAPICLIPFLITLVVWRSKDSEAQA; encoded by the exons ATGGCCTGGCTCCGGGTGGAGCGCGCCGGCGGCCCGCGGCTCCCTAGGACCCGCGCCGGGCGGCCGGCAGCGCTCCGCCTCCTTCTCCTGCTGGGCG CTGTCCTGAAGCCCCATGAGGCCCTGGCTCAGCCTCTTCCCACCACAGGCACAACGGGGTCAGAAG AGGGGACGGTGAAGAACTATGAGACAGCTGTCCAATGTTGCTGGAATCATTATAAGGATCAAATGGATTCTATCGAAAAGGATTGGTGCGACTGGGCCATGATTAGCAG GCCTTATAGCACCCTGCGAGATTGCCTGGAGCACTTTGCGGAGTTATTTGACCTGGGCTTCCCCAATCCCTTGGCAGAGAGGATCATCTTTGAGACTCACCAGATCCACTTTGCCAACTGCTCCCTGGTGCAACCCACCTTCTCCGACCCCCCAGAGGATGTACTCCTGGCCATGATCATAGCCCCCATCTGCCTCATCCCCTTCCTTATCACTCTTGTAGTATGGAGGA